The following proteins are encoded in a genomic region of Gossypium hirsutum isolate 1008001.06 chromosome D05, Gossypium_hirsutum_v2.1, whole genome shotgun sequence:
- the LOC107906840 gene encoding NADP-dependent glyceraldehyde-3-phosphate dehydrogenase isoform X1: MAGTGVFAELVDGDGVFKYYSSGEWKKSSSGKSVPIINPSTRQPHFKVQACTQEEVNKLIEEAKTAQKSWAKTPLWKRAELLHKAAALLKEHKVPIAECLVKEIAKPAKDAATEAVRSGDLVSYCAEEGVRVLGEGKFMVSDSFPGNERTKYCLTAKIPLGVILAIPPFNYPVNLAVSKIAPALIAGNSIVLKPPTQGAVAALHMVHCFHLAGFPKGLISCVTGRGSEIGDFLTMHPMVNCISFTGGDTGIAISKKAGMIPLQMELGGKDACIILDDADLDLAAANIVKGGFSYSGQRCTAVKVVLVMESVANALVEKVKAKVAKLTVGLPEDDSDITPVVTESSANFIEGLVVDAKQKGATFCQEYRREGNLIWPLLLDNVRPDMRIAWEEPFGPVLPVIRITSVEEGIHHCNASNFGLQGCVFTRDISKAILISDAMETGTVQINSAPARGPDHFPFQGLKDSGIGSQGITNSINMMTKIKTTVINLPTPSYTMG; this comes from the exons ATGGCAGGAACAGGGGTGTTTGCTGAGCTAGTTGATGGAGATGGTGTGTTCAAGTATTACTCATCTGGGGAGTGGAAAAAGTCATCTTCAGGGAAGTCGGTGCCAATCATCAATCCATCCACTAGACAGCCTCACTTCAAAGTCCAAG CGTGTACGCAGGAAGAAGTAAACAAGTTGATTGAGGAAGCTAAAACAGCTCAAAAGTCATGGGCTAAAACTCCACTTTGGAAAAGAGCGGAGTTGCTTCACAAAGCAGCAGCTCTCTTGAAAGAGCACAAGGTTCCCATTGCAGAGTGCCTTGTCAAAGAGATTGCAAAACCAGCAAAGGATGCAGCGACTGAA GCGGTAAGGTCTGGAGATTTGGTGTCATACTGTGCTGAAGAAGGGGTCAGGGTACTTGGTGAAGGGAAATTTATGGTATCTGATAGTTTTCCGGGAAATGAGAGGACCAAATACTGCCTCACTGCAAAG ATACCTCTAGGGGTCATTTTAGCTATTCCGCCCTTCAACTATCCCGTCAATCTTGCTGTTTCAAAAATTGCTCCTGCGCTCATTGCTGGAAATTCTATTGTGCTCAAGCCTCCAACCCAG GGTGCTGTAGCTGCACTTCACATGGTACACTGCTTTCATTTAGCTGGTTTCCCCAAAGGTCTGATTAGTTGTGTTACTGGAAGAGGTTCGGAGATTGGTGACTTCCTTACAATGCACCCCATGGTCAACTGTATTAG CTTCACTGGTGGAGACACTGGAATTGCAATTTCAAAGAAAGCAGGCATGATACCTCTTCAGATGGAACTGGGTGGAAAGGATGCTTGTATCATACTCGATGATGCAGATTTAGATTTAGCAGCGGCTAACATTGTGAAAGGAGGCTTTTCTTACAG TGGTCAAAGGTGCACAGCCGTGAAGGTCGTGTTGGTCATGGAATCTGTGGCTAATGCTCTTGTAGAGAAAGTTAAAGCTAAAGTTGCAAAATTGACTGTGGGGCTACCAGAAGATGATTCTGACATCACTCCGGTTGTTACGGAATCCTCTGCTAACTTCATTGAAGGATTAGTCGTGGATGCCAAACAGAAAGGAGCTACATTTTGCCAAGAGTACAGGAGGGAGGGCAACCTTATATGGCCATTATTATTAGATAATGTTCGTCCTGATATGAGAATAGCATGGGAGGAGCCATTTGGTCCCGTTTTGCCTGTCATAAGGATTACTTCAGTTGAAGAAGGAATTCATCATTGTAATGCTAGCAACTTTGGCCTGCAG GGTTGTGTCTTTACAAGAGATATAAGCAAAGCAATTCTGATCAGCGACGCAATGGAGACTGGTACAGTTCAGATCAATTCTGCTCCGGCACGTGGACCCGATCATTTTCCTTTCCAG GGTCTCAAGGATAGTGGCATTGGATCTCAAGGAATCACCAACAGTATCAATATGATGACAAAGATCAAGACCACCGTAATTAACTTACCAACACCTTCCTACACAATGGGTTGA
- the LOC107902806 gene encoding uncharacterized protein At2g39795, mitochondrial — protein sequence MARFIRTAQRAFPGEDSTGENVVLRISLLVDISKGQGYPDMEFLCSAWPDQLEIQKVYLLNRDKTIINPYMGRDLRRKKNRKLQRTLDDYLEERGVNNELCVFLHEYMMNKDRIELIQWLGNVKSIVQK from the exons atggctCGCTTCATTCGAACAGCTCAAAGAGCATTT CCTGGAGAAGATAGCACTGGGGAGAATGTGGTTCTTCGCATTAGCTTGCTTGTTGATATTTCCAAAGGTCAAGGTTATCCTGATATGGAATTTTTGTGCTCAGCTTGGCCTGATCAATTAGAAATCCAGAAAGTTTACCTGCTAAATCGCGATAAGACTATTATTAACCCTTACATGGGACGTGATTTGAGGAG GAAAAAGAATAGGAAGCTTCAGAGGACACTTGATGATTACTTGGAAGAAAGGGGAGTAAATAATGAACTCTGTGTTTTCCTGCACGAGTATATGATGAATAAGGATAGGATTGAATTGATCCAGTGGTTGGGAAATGTCAAATCCATTGTGCAGAAATAG
- the LOC107906840 gene encoding NADP-dependent glyceraldehyde-3-phosphate dehydrogenase isoform X2 — protein MEMVCSSITHLGSGKSHLQGSRCQSSIHPLDSLTSKSKEEVNKLIEEAKTAQKSWAKTPLWKRAELLHKAAALLKEHKVPIAECLVKEIAKPAKDAATEAVRSGDLVSYCAEEGVRVLGEGKFMVSDSFPGNERTKYCLTAKIPLGVILAIPPFNYPVNLAVSKIAPALIAGNSIVLKPPTQGAVAALHMVHCFHLAGFPKGLISCVTGRGSEIGDFLTMHPMVNCISFTGGDTGIAISKKAGMIPLQMELGGKDACIILDDADLDLAAANIVKGGFSYSGQRCTAVKVVLVMESVANALVEKVKAKVAKLTVGLPEDDSDITPVVTESSANFIEGLVVDAKQKGATFCQEYRREGNLIWPLLLDNVRPDMRIAWEEPFGPVLPVIRITSVEEGIHHCNASNFGLQGCVFTRDISKAILISDAMETGTVQINSAPARGPDHFPFQGLKDSGIGSQGITNSINMMTKIKTTVINLPTPSYTMG, from the exons ATGGAGATGGTGTGTTCAAGTATTACTCATCTGGGGAGTGGAAAAAGTCATCTTCAGGGAAGTCGGTGCCAATCATCAATCCATCCACTAGACAGCCTCACTTCAAAGTCCAAG GAAGAAGTAAACAAGTTGATTGAGGAAGCTAAAACAGCTCAAAAGTCATGGGCTAAAACTCCACTTTGGAAAAGAGCGGAGTTGCTTCACAAAGCAGCAGCTCTCTTGAAAGAGCACAAGGTTCCCATTGCAGAGTGCCTTGTCAAAGAGATTGCAAAACCAGCAAAGGATGCAGCGACTGAA GCGGTAAGGTCTGGAGATTTGGTGTCATACTGTGCTGAAGAAGGGGTCAGGGTACTTGGTGAAGGGAAATTTATGGTATCTGATAGTTTTCCGGGAAATGAGAGGACCAAATACTGCCTCACTGCAAAG ATACCTCTAGGGGTCATTTTAGCTATTCCGCCCTTCAACTATCCCGTCAATCTTGCTGTTTCAAAAATTGCTCCTGCGCTCATTGCTGGAAATTCTATTGTGCTCAAGCCTCCAACCCAG GGTGCTGTAGCTGCACTTCACATGGTACACTGCTTTCATTTAGCTGGTTTCCCCAAAGGTCTGATTAGTTGTGTTACTGGAAGAGGTTCGGAGATTGGTGACTTCCTTACAATGCACCCCATGGTCAACTGTATTAG CTTCACTGGTGGAGACACTGGAATTGCAATTTCAAAGAAAGCAGGCATGATACCTCTTCAGATGGAACTGGGTGGAAAGGATGCTTGTATCATACTCGATGATGCAGATTTAGATTTAGCAGCGGCTAACATTGTGAAAGGAGGCTTTTCTTACAG TGGTCAAAGGTGCACAGCCGTGAAGGTCGTGTTGGTCATGGAATCTGTGGCTAATGCTCTTGTAGAGAAAGTTAAAGCTAAAGTTGCAAAATTGACTGTGGGGCTACCAGAAGATGATTCTGACATCACTCCGGTTGTTACGGAATCCTCTGCTAACTTCATTGAAGGATTAGTCGTGGATGCCAAACAGAAAGGAGCTACATTTTGCCAAGAGTACAGGAGGGAGGGCAACCTTATATGGCCATTATTATTAGATAATGTTCGTCCTGATATGAGAATAGCATGGGAGGAGCCATTTGGTCCCGTTTTGCCTGTCATAAGGATTACTTCAGTTGAAGAAGGAATTCATCATTGTAATGCTAGCAACTTTGGCCTGCAG GGTTGTGTCTTTACAAGAGATATAAGCAAAGCAATTCTGATCAGCGACGCAATGGAGACTGGTACAGTTCAGATCAATTCTGCTCCGGCACGTGGACCCGATCATTTTCCTTTCCAG GGTCTCAAGGATAGTGGCATTGGATCTCAAGGAATCACCAACAGTATCAATATGATGACAAAGATCAAGACCACCGTAATTAACTTACCAACACCTTCCTACACAATGGGTTGA
- the LOC107906839 gene encoding stromal cell-derived factor 2-like protein, which translates to MAMGFFGLALFLFLTFDFDQGSPSSTSASASAASSSSSQNVQVTYGTVLKLMHEKTKFRLHSHEVPYGSGSGQQSVTGFPNVDDSNSYWIVRPPPDTSAKQGDTIPDGAIIRLQHMRTRKWLHSHLHASPISGNLEVSCFGGESESDTGDYWRLLIEGSGKTWKQDQRIRLQHIDTGGYLHSHDKKYARIAGGQQEVCGVREKRADNVWLAAEGVYLPITESK; encoded by the exons ATGGCGATGGGGTTCTTTGGTCTTGCTCTCTTCCTCTTCCTCACTTTCGATTTCGATCAAGGTTCTCCTTCCTCCACCTCCGCCTCCGCCTCCGccgcctcctcctcctcctcccaAAACGTCCAG GTTACTTATGGGACGGTTTTAAAGCTGATGCACGAGAAAACAAAATTTAGGCTTCATTCACACGAGGTGCCGTATGGTTCTGGAAGTGGACAGCAATCTGTCACCGGCTTTCCTAATGTAGATGACTCCAACAGCTACTGG ATAGTTAGGCCTCCACCCGATACATCTGCTAAACAAGGAGACACCATCCCCGATGGGGCAATTATTAGGTTGCAACACATGAGGACCCGAAAATGGCTGCATAGCCACTTGCATGCATCCCCAATATCCGGAAACCTCGAG GTCAGTTGCTTTGGAggagaatcagaatcagatacCGGCGATTATTGGAG GCTCTTGATTGAGGGAAGTGGAAAGACTTGGAAGCAAGATCAAAGGATTCGGCTTCAACATATTGACACTGGCGGTTACCTGCATAGTCACGACAAGAAATACGCCAGAATAGCTGGTGGACAGCAAGAG GTTTGTGGCGTTAGAGAAAAGCGTGCTGATAATGTATGGCTGGCTGCAGAGGGTGTGTACCTCCCCATTACTGAAAGCAAGTAG
- the LOC107906842 gene encoding U-box domain-containing protein 45 has translation MAKCHRNDIGSIALDRPSTATSSTGNNFRLWTAFTGATFRRKIFDAVSCGASSRHRHQLMQEMLNDTGSQSQPPPPTTTMKSVLKEFNDPKKADKVVKKPNSNGKSEKLADLLNLVETETAAETKRKVEALEELKRVVKELQVEDKERNVQAACRVRSLTKEDSEARMTLAMLGTIPPLVAMLDFQDSDSQIAALYALLNLGIGNDANKAAIVKAGAVHKMLKLLESPNEPNQAVSDAVVANFLGLSALDSNKPIIGSSGAIPFLVKSLKILDTNSRSQARHDALRALYNLSISPSNISFILEADLIPFLLNALGDMEVSERILSILSNVVSTPEGRKGISIAPEAFPILVDVLNWTDSPGCQEKASYILMVMAHKAYGDRQAMIEAGIVSSLLELTLLGSTLAQKRASRILEVLRVDKGKRVSENFGGNMNAAVSAPICGSSSSSSTNLNGKECLVEEAGMMSEEKKAVKQLVQQSLQNNMRRIVNRANLPQDFVPSEHFKSLTASTTSKSLPF, from the exons atggccaAGTGTCACAGAAACGACATCGGATCCATAGCCCTCGATCGCCCTTCCACCGCCACCAGTAGTACCGGAAACAACTTCAGATTATGGACGGCCTTCACCGGCGCCACATTCCGAAGAAAAATCTTCGACGCAGTAAGCTGTGGAGCAAGCTCCCGCCACCGCCACCAGCTCATGCAAGAAATGCTCAACGACACTGGCTCTCAGTCTCAACCTCCGCCACCCACCACCACAATGAAGTCGGTGTTGAAAGAGTTCAATGATCCGAAAAAGGCGGACAAAGTAGTAAAGAAACCCAACAGCAATGGCAAGTCGGAGAAGCTAGCCGATCTCTTGAACTTGGTTGAAACTGAAACTGCTGCTGAGACTAAGAGGAAAGTGGAAGCTTTGGAGGAATTGAAGCGCGTGGTTAAGGAGTTGCAAGTGGAAGACAAAGAGAGAAACGTACAAGCTGCGTGTAGAGTCAGGTCTCTTACTAAAGAAGACTCAGAAGCCAGAATGACTTTGGCCATGCTCGGAACCATTCCGCCTTTGGTTGCAATGCTTGATTTTCAAGATTCTGATTCACAGATCGCTGCTCTCTATGCCTTGCTTAATCTAGGAATCGGAAATGACGC GAACAAAGCAGCCATTGTCAAAGCAGGGGCTGTGCATAAGATGCTAAAGCTACTTGAATCCCCAAACGAGCCAAACCAAGCAGTTTCAGATGCGGTAGTCGCAAATTTCCTTGGCTTGAGCGCCTTGGATTCAAATAAGCCTATCATTGGCTCTTCGGGGGCTATCCCTTTCCTGGTAAAATCCCTCAAGATTTTGGACACAAACAGCAGGTCTCAAGCCAGACATGATGCTCTTCGAGCTCTTTATAATCTATCCATCTCCCCATCAAACATATCCTTCATCTTGGAAGCTGATTTGATACCTTTTCTACTGAATGCCTTGGGGGACATGGAAGTCAGTGAAAGGATTCTTTCCATTTTGAGCAATGTAGTATCCACTCCAGAAGGTAGAAAAGGCATTAGTATTGCACCAGAAGCATTCCCGATTTTGGTGGACGTGTTGAATTGGACCGATTCGCCAGGGTGTCAAGAGAAGGCATCGTATATTCTTATGGTAATGGCACATAAAGCATATGGAGATAGACAGGCCATGATCGAAGCTGGCATTGTTTCATCATTGCTTGAGCTAACACTTTTGGGTAGTACATTGGCTCAGAAGAGAGCTTCTAGGATCTTGGAGGTCCTGAGAGTTGACAAAGGGAAGCGAGTTTCAGAAAACTTCGGTGGGAACATGAATGCAGCTGTCTCGGCTCCAATTTGCGGCTCTTCATCATCGTCTTCAACAAATCTGAACGGAAAGGAGTGCTTGGTGGAAGAAGCAGGCATGATGAGCGAGGAGAAGAAAGCTGTTAAACAGTTGGTCCAACAGAGTTTGCAAAACAATATGAGGAGAATTGTGAATAGGGCCAATTTGCCACAAGATTTTGTTCCATCAGAGCATTTCAAGTCACTCACAGCAAGCACGACTTCAAAGAGCTTACCCTTTTGA
- the LOC107906843 gene encoding probable CCR4-associated factor 1 homolog 7: protein MSVLPKGDSVHIREVWNDNLEEEFALIREIVDTYNYVAMDTEFPGVVLRPVGSFKNISDYNYQTLKDNVDMLKLIQLGLTFSDENGNLPTCGTDSSCIWQFNFCEFNISEDIFASDSIELLRQCGIDFKKNNEKGIDVKRFGELLMSSGIVLNDAVHWVTFHSGYDFGYLLKLLTCRSLPDNQAGFFDLINMYFPMLYDIKHMMKFCNSLHGGLNKLAELLEVERVGVCHQAGSDSLLTSCTFRKLRDNFFNGSTEKYAGVLYGLGVESGQTTN from the coding sequence ATGTCGGTTTTGCCCAAAGGTGATTCAGTTCATATTCGAGAAGTTTGGAACGATAATCTAGAAGAAGAGTTTGCTTTGATCCGTGAAATTGTTGATACCTATAATTATGTAGCTATGGATACTGAGTTCCCGGGTGTAGTTCTACGTCCTGTTGGTTCTTTCAAGAATATCAGTGATTATAACTACCAAACTTTGAAAGATAACGTGGATATGTTGAAGTTGATCCAATTAGGGCTCACTTTCTCGGATGAGAATGGCAACCTTCCCACTTGTGGAACTGACAGCTCTTGCATTTGGCAATTCAATTTCTGCGAGTTCAATATAAGCGAAGATATCTTTGCTAGTGATTCCATTGAGTTGTTGCGCCAGTGCGGGATTGATTTTAAGAAGAACAATGAGAAGGGTATCGACGTGAAGCGGTTCGGCGAGCTTCTGATGTCTTCCGGGATTGTGCTGAATGATGCTGTGCATTGGGTAACTTTTCATAGTGGATATGACTTTGGGTATTTGCTAAAGCTATTGACTTGCAGGAGTTTGCCCGATAATCAAGCGGGATTCTTTGATTTGATCAATATGTATTTTCCCATGTTGTACGATATCAAGCATATGATGAAGTTTTGCAATAGCCTGCATGGTGGTTTGAACAAGCTTGCTGAGTTGTTGGAAGTGGAAAGAGTTGGTGTGTGTCATCAAGCTGGCTCGGATAGTTTGCTCACATCGTGCACGTTTAGGAAGTTGAGAGATAACTTTTTCAATGGCTCCACTGAGAAATATGCAGGTGTACTGTATGGCCTAGGGGTCGAAAGTGGACAGACTACTAATTAG